Part of the Candidatus Omnitrophota bacterium genome, AATACATATAATAAAACCTTTACTATTTCATGCGGCGAGGGGCTGCCTCATAGTCAAATACTTACCCCTATTCTACCTGTTCCCGCGTAAAAACACAAGAAAATCGCTTGGATTGACCACTCCGAGTATGTTCCCGGTCTCGTCCTTTACTATAATAAGCTCCCCTTTTCGCGCCTCGACCTTTTGCAGGGCCGATTTAAGGGATGTCTGGGGGCTCACCGTTATGAACCGCCTCTGCATCACTTTGGTCACCGAAGAGTCCAGGTCCTTTACGAAAGCCTCCGGTATCTTGAACACGACCTCCTTATCGATGCTCTTCAACTTCTCCCTGATAAAATCGTAAAGCTTTGATATCAGTATCCTTTTATAACTTATCGCAATCGGGGTGAACGGCTTGCCTTCTATAAAATTAAGATGGGTCTCGAAGCTCGATTGGCCTGCCTCCTGGTCCACCGATAGAAGATATCTCAAAGAACTGTCCGGTATCTCATCTACTCTATCCTCCGGGATAGCCGCAAGATAGGACAACTCGCACGCATCCTCTTCATCGAGGTCCAGGAAAGGGTATTTGTCTTTTATATATTCGGAGAGTTCTCCATCCTGGTCCCTGAAGACAGGGACGTATTTTTCAAGCGTATCGATCGCGTCGGCCAGAAAGACGCCCAGGGCCACGTCTACATTATATAGAAGGCCGCTGACCACCATGGCCGCGTCGTCGGATTGGCCCGGCCCTACATGGTGGCGTATATATAAATACCTTATATATTTCTGCTTCGAATGTCTTTCCTTGGTATCGTCCACTATAAGGCCGCAGGACTTGTAGTGGCTTATCCTGTCCCCCTGCTCCTGGTGGGCGAGCATCTCGCCGTCAAGACACATCTCTTCCATGTATTTAGTATTGACAAGGTAACACTTCCCGTATCCTATGTTAATACCGTAGATCTCCTGAGTCTTCCTCCTGATATCCGGATCGTCTCTCAATCCTCCCAG contains:
- a CDS encoding CBS domain-containing protein, which translates into the protein MPKKIAPRELIQQDFHNLKTSERLCVIPRVEDLIMMQSIEGRAHNGAGSFNKRFYVNTTIDDIVSALGRSPRVVKAKRQELIDEIVEFVDSALADDPRDRLVTKNGKPLLGMPIFKERTVNYHDILKGLYLGGLRDDPDIRRKTQEIYGINIGYGKCYLVNTKYMEEMCLDGEMLAHQEQGDRISHYKSCGLIVDDTKERHSKQKYIRYLYIRHHVGPGQSDDAAMVVSGLLYNVDVALGVFLADAIDTLEKYVPVFRDQDGELSEYIKDKYPFLDLDEEDACELSYLAAIPEDRVDEIPDSSLRYLLSVDQEAGQSSFETHLNFIEGKPFTPIAISYKRILISKLYDFIREKLKSIDKEVVFKIPEAFVKDLDSSVTKVMQRRFITVSPQTSLKSALQKVEARKGELIIVKDETGNILGVVNPSDFLVFLRGNR